From the Daucus carota subsp. sativus chromosome 8, DH1 v3.0, whole genome shotgun sequence genome, one window contains:
- the LOC108207902 gene encoding protein MAIN-LIKE 1-like, with protein sequence MDVGRSGPGPLDGSLLTLQSVHRSQVVWDNIEPPPDFRLRTNFGEYWKAVRAHRPHQMIMDAIRDLGFDCIFRLGQFKHDRGLITAFIERWRGETHTFHLPFGEATITLEDVHHILGLPTEGDPLILRGASTSVEERRVLVGEFLGLLPEAKDDVNRGGLKIKWLVDNFGSCERLEQLDPEDIGYGVQLTYHIRAHLLCVIGSLFPHSSGNRVQLDLLWLMRDMDQLRRYSWGSAVLGFLYQKLCSSSRANCTDFCGYATLVQVWIYERFPSLAPRHRGQPLFEYPLALRWKAPLRRCQVPHAQSRMTQYELDALTPRQFRWRPYADLPAEHHPEATVYLRWTAPAPMMYMSYVEWCYTDRVTRQFGFMQGVPYSSPYPNHQDLHDHYNEQVDWMYAREPFVDLWDTRMERALASPPLMHGEGCTASYLPWFHRVTRRIIINPLHWPQQEGAFQGTQLSPQELEEQLSAMQRAIDPYAPDLGLANHILQDMVTRVQRRPTEQAPARPRARAPAGRRGRPPVTPVVPEEGTYYTHVGSSHLAGTSHSAGHDGAGTFEAGGWSPFIQPSTSEGVPWPQRSRLGDDEAQDDEGPSQDHLSESYVYRPDMSFLEDHTPPPFTQDPSFGSSTYRFGSPPVTFTPMMSTSGQGFTTPLPAFAAFAGDSSPWAYAPVRPPRAAAQPSEVEDESDDEEPSEHEQRQQPPRAAKGKGRRCHTGSHFFGHTKK encoded by the exons ATGGATGTCGGTCGTTCTGGTCCCGGACCTTTAGACGGGAGTTTGTTGACATTACAGTCTGTGCACAGGTCTCAGGTTGTGTGGGACAACATAGAG CCACCCCCTGATTTCAGATTGAGGACAAACTTTGGGGAGTATTGGAAGGCAGTTCGAGCCCACAGACCGCATCAGATGATCATGGATGCAATCAgggatttaggatttgattgcaTATTTAGGCTGGGACAGTTCAAGCACGACAGGGGTTTGATTACAGCCTTTATCGAGAGATGGCGTGGAGAGACGCACACCTTCCACCTGCCGTTCGGAGAGGCCACTATCACTCTTGAGGATGTTCATCACATTCTCGGGTTACCCACTGAGGGTGATCCACTGATCCTCCGTGGAGCGAGTACCAGCGTGGAGGAAAGGCGCGTGCTAGTAGGCGAATTTCTTGGGCTATTACCAGAAGCCAAGGACGATGTTAACCGAGGTGGTTTAAAGATCAAATGGCTTGTGGATAACTTCGGGTCTTGTGAGCGGTTGGAGCAGTTGGATCCAGAGGATATAGGTTATGGTGTACAGCTTACCTACCATATTCGGGCGCACCTACTATGCGTTATTGGATCATTGTTCCCCCACAGCAGCGGGAACCGCGTGCAGCTTGACCTTCTATGGTTAATGAGGGACATGGACCAGCTGCGTCGGTATAGCTGGGGTAGTGCTGTTCTTGGCTTCCTATACCAGAAGCTATGTTCTTCTAGCAGGGCTAACTGTACTGATTTCTGTGGCTACGCCACATTGGTACAG GTGTGGATTTACGAGCGCTTTCCGTCACTAGCGCCTAGGCACAGGGGTCAACCCTTGTTCGAGTACCCGCTGGCGCTGAG GTGGAAGGCGCCACTTAGGCGTTGTCAGGTGCCGCATGCGCAGAGCCGCATGACACAATATGAGTTGGATGCGTTGACACCCCGACAGTTTCGATGGAGGCCATATGCTGATTTACCTGCAGAGCATCACCCGGAGGCCACTGTGTACTTGCGTTGGACGGCTCCCGCCCCCATGATGTACATGTCCTACGTCGAGTGGTGCTACACGGACAGGGTGACGAGGCAGTTTGGTTTTATGCAGGGTGTACCATATTCCTCTCCCTACCCTAATCATCAGGACCTGCACGACCACTACAACGAGCAGGTTGATTGGATGTACGCGAGGGAGCCATTTGTTGATCTTTGGGATACGCGCATGGAGCGTGCCCTCGCATCTCCTCCACTTATGCATGGCGAGGGTTGCACTGCCTCATACCTGCCATGGTTCCACAGGGTCACACGTCGAATCATCATTAACCCCTTACACTGGCCACAGCAGGAGGGTGCCTTCCAGGGAACACAGCTCTCGCCACAGGAACTG GAGGAGCAGTTATCCGCTATGCAGCGTGCCATTGACCCTTATGCTCCTGATTTGGGTCTGGCAAACCATATTTTACAGGATATGGTTACTCGTGTACAGCGTCGACCTACGGAACAGGCCCCTGCCAGACCTAGGGCACGGGCTCCTGCAGGGCGTAGGGGACGACCACCAGTCACACCGGTAGTGCCCGAAGAGGGCACTTACTACACCCATGTGGGTAGCTCACACCTTGCAGGCACCTCACATTCTGCAGGTCATGATGGAGCAGGTACTTTTGAGGCTGGTGGTTGGTCTCCATTCATTCAGCCTTCTACATCTGAGGGGGTTCCATGGCCCCAAAGGAGCAGATTAGGGGATGATGAGGCACAGGACGATGAGGGTCCGTCACAGGATCACTTGTCAGAGTCATATGTATATCGTCCTGACATGTCATTCTTAGAGGATCACACACCTCCCCCATTCACCCAGGACCCGTCCTTTGGGAGCAGTACATACAGATTCGGGAGTCCACCTGTCACGTTCACTCCGATGATGTCCACCAGCGGCCAGGGTTTTACCACACCTTTACCCGCTTTTGCTGCATTTGCGGGGGATAGTAGCCCCTGGGCGTACGCACCTGTGCGTCCACCGAGAGCAGCAGCACAGCCGTCGGAGGTTGAGGATGAGTCTGACGATGAGGAGCCATCCGAGCATGAGCAGAGACAGCAGCCACCTAGAGCTGCGAAGGGGAAGGGTCGTAGATGTCACACTGGAAGTCACTTCTTCGGGCATACGAAGAAGTAG